The Planococcus versutus genome contains a region encoding:
- a CDS encoding amidohydrolase codes for MNIKQQTLAYFNHFHTHPEVSWKETETTKKLAAIMTDLGVKHHTFSDVTGVIAEIGQGDEVVAVRADMDALWQEVDGILQANHSCGHDANMAMVLGALLYLKDEPLTKRVRFIFQPAEELGNGSLSMIARGAMDGVSHLYGVHLRPIEELPFGQVTPALHHGSGIFLRGKITGVDAHGARPHQGKNAIDVIAAIHQFMKSIYFSPFESYSAKLTHIQTGGDSLNIIPGSAHFSMDVRSQSNELMKELQQKIGDGLGAIASLHDVDITFEWTDYTPAAEVSETAMQIADAAIRKTLGDAATAAPVHTTGADDFHFYTIKKPELHAAMIGIGADLSPGLHHPDMDFNHDALDIGARVLANILKAT; via the coding sequence ATGAACATCAAGCAACAAACGCTGGCGTATTTTAATCATTTTCATACACATCCAGAAGTGAGTTGGAAAGAAACCGAGACCACTAAAAAACTAGCCGCGATTATGACGGATCTTGGCGTTAAGCATCATACCTTTTCGGACGTTACCGGAGTGATTGCCGAAATTGGACAAGGAGACGAAGTGGTTGCGGTGCGTGCGGATATGGATGCGCTTTGGCAAGAAGTCGATGGTATATTGCAGGCCAATCATTCGTGCGGACATGATGCCAACATGGCTATGGTACTCGGTGCGTTGTTGTATTTAAAAGACGAACCACTGACAAAACGTGTACGTTTTATTTTTCAGCCAGCAGAAGAATTGGGCAATGGTTCGTTATCGATGATAGCGCGCGGCGCGATGGATGGAGTGTCGCATTTATACGGTGTTCATTTACGTCCAATCGAAGAATTGCCGTTTGGGCAAGTAACACCAGCACTCCATCACGGGTCGGGAATTTTTTTAAGAGGAAAAATTACAGGAGTGGACGCACACGGAGCGCGTCCACATCAAGGGAAAAACGCAATTGATGTAATCGCCGCTATCCATCAATTCATGAAATCGATTTACTTTTCACCATTTGAGTCGTATTCGGCAAAACTCACACATATCCAAACGGGTGGCGATAGTTTGAACATCATTCCCGGAAGTGCACACTTCTCGATGGATGTGCGTTCTCAATCAAATGAACTCATGAAAGAGCTTCAGCAGAAAATCGGCGACGGCTTAGGAGCGATAGCCTCTTTACACGATGTTGACATTACGTTTGAATGGACTGATTACACGCCTGCTGCAGAAGTTTCAGAAACAGCGATGCAAATTGCCGATGCAGCGATTCGCAAAACACTGGGAGACGCGGCAACGGCAGCGCCCGTTCATACAACCGGTGCGGACGATTTTCATTTTTACACAATCAAAAAACCAGAATTGCATGCTGCTATGATTGGCATTGGCGCAGACTTGTCGCCGGGGCTACATCACCCCGATATGGACTTTAATCATGATGCGCTTGATATAGGAGCACGAGTGTTGGCCAATATATTAAAAGCAACATGA
- a CDS encoding DMT family transporter yields MNQWKIYGILTAVMIVWGFNLSAVKYMLSFVDPVTLTAFRIFLAGLSVMAILTRFKLLRWPAKKEWKFIFLGSLLNVVGHHYFLSNGLAVTTGSNAGLILGTGPMLTAVLVSLIMRNYPSKLQWFGVVVGFAGVAATVMVGSGASTGLNIGDVYVFLSILAQVLSYIVIANAARTLDPRLLTGYMFIIGSVVLFVISLLQEPGEIAAFADAPTSFWVAFFFSAMLGTAVGHMLYNYSIGQAGPTKAAIFMNLNTLFSLVGASVILNEKITSGHIYGLVLIVIGVLFGSGAAEDLMKKRKKRLFS; encoded by the coding sequence TGTCGATCCTGTCACTTTAACCGCATTTCGTATTTTTTTGGCAGGCTTGTCTGTGATGGCAATTCTCACAAGGTTCAAACTGTTGCGGTGGCCAGCTAAAAAAGAATGGAAATTTATTTTTCTTGGCTCGCTACTCAATGTCGTAGGACATCATTATTTCTTGTCAAATGGCTTAGCCGTAACAACCGGCTCAAATGCTGGATTGATTCTCGGGACAGGACCGATGTTAACGGCGGTGCTGGTGTCATTAATTATGCGCAATTACCCATCTAAGCTTCAATGGTTTGGAGTTGTTGTTGGATTTGCGGGTGTGGCCGCTACGGTTATGGTGGGCAGTGGAGCATCAACGGGTTTGAACATTGGAGACGTTTACGTATTCTTGTCGATTTTGGCGCAAGTGCTAAGTTATATTGTTATCGCCAATGCCGCCCGTACCTTGGATCCACGCTTACTAACAGGTTATATGTTTATCATCGGCTCGGTCGTGTTGTTTGTCATTTCGCTGCTACAAGAACCGGGTGAAATTGCAGCTTTTGCTGATGCACCCACATCTTTTTGGGTCGCTTTTTTCTTTTCTGCAATGCTCGGAACCGCAGTCGGTCATATGCTTTACAATTATTCGATAGGGCAAGCTGGCCCAACAAAAGCTGCAATTTTTATGAACTTGAATACATTATTTTCATTAGTTGGCGCTAGTGTGATTTTAAATGAAAAAATTACCTCTGGCCATATTTATGGATTGGTGCTCATCGTTATTGGTGTGCTATTTGGATCAGGGGCTGCTGAAGATTTAATGAAAAAACGTAAAAAACGGCTTTTTTCATGA
- a CDS encoding M20/M25/M40 family metallo-hydrolase, whose product MTALWGTPEKLQALLCELVSWKSLTLTDGEVEFAYKLKDKLMELPYFQEHPDYIGMGEVNWGRQNVTALYKHPEAVDTIVLISHFDTVHTGEYGDLEPLAGNPELLGEAFKQIREELDEDTLRDLDSGEYLFGRGTMDMKAGLALHMALIEKASIEKWNINLLLMTVPDEEVNSAGMRYGVSRLLDIEREHNLEFILFLNGEPVFASKPGDTAHYVYTGSIGKIMPSALFYGKETHVGEPLSGITSSYISTYLTHRMEWNTSFKEVVYGESTPLPVTLTQRDMKLEYSAQTPYRTSAMYNVFTMKRTAEEVFEIFETVAKEAAAHCERDYFAMCERENIEPVGGIKVLRYEELMEYARTKFGHDYITDLLHDTLALPDLDIREKSMHVTDILLINCQELTPAIVLMFAPPYYPSVNSTENELVKRCVEQVTKNAKEKFDLDVKQSHFFNGISDLSYVSYNDQNDGWIAYENNTPVYGDPYSIPFQAMKQLTAPVLNVGPYGKDAHRRTERLHIKNTFEEMPMLLEDMILSIPIKSRH is encoded by the coding sequence GTGACCGCATTATGGGGAACACCAGAAAAATTACAAGCATTATTATGTGAACTTGTCAGTTGGAAAAGCTTAACTTTAACTGATGGAGAAGTGGAGTTTGCGTATAAGTTAAAAGATAAATTAATGGAACTGCCTTATTTTCAAGAACATCCAGATTATATTGGAATGGGAGAAGTCAACTGGGGACGCCAAAATGTGACGGCTCTTTACAAACATCCAGAGGCAGTCGATACGATTGTGTTAATTAGCCATTTCGATACCGTTCATACGGGCGAATACGGCGATTTGGAACCATTAGCAGGCAATCCAGAATTGCTTGGTGAAGCTTTTAAACAAATTCGTGAAGAGTTAGATGAAGATACATTGCGAGACCTTGACTCAGGAGAATATCTTTTTGGTCGCGGAACAATGGACATGAAAGCAGGACTCGCACTGCACATGGCATTAATCGAGAAAGCGTCGATCGAAAAGTGGAACATCAACTTACTATTGATGACCGTACCAGACGAAGAAGTAAACTCTGCAGGTATGCGTTATGGTGTATCGCGACTGCTCGATATCGAACGCGAGCACAACTTAGAATTTATATTGTTCTTAAACGGAGAGCCTGTCTTCGCGAGCAAACCCGGAGATACTGCACATTATGTATACACCGGATCTATCGGCAAAATCATGCCGTCTGCTTTATTTTATGGCAAAGAAACGCATGTGGGCGAACCGCTATCAGGCATTACATCAAGTTATATCTCAACTTACTTAACCCATCGTATGGAATGGAATACGAGCTTTAAAGAAGTGGTTTACGGAGAATCCACGCCGCTGCCGGTAACTCTCACGCAACGTGATATGAAATTAGAATACTCAGCACAAACGCCGTACCGCACGTCAGCAATGTACAATGTCTTTACTATGAAACGAACTGCAGAAGAAGTGTTTGAGATTTTCGAAACGGTCGCAAAAGAAGCGGCAGCGCATTGCGAACGCGACTACTTTGCTATGTGTGAACGCGAAAATATTGAACCTGTCGGCGGCATAAAGGTGTTACGCTACGAAGAACTTATGGAATACGCACGCACTAAATTCGGCCATGACTACATTACCGATTTGCTGCATGACACGTTAGCACTTCCAGATTTAGACATCCGTGAAAAATCGATGCACGTCACAGACATCTTGCTGATCAACTGCCAAGAGCTAACGCCTGCGATAGTACTGATGTTCGCGCCGCCATATTACCCATCTGTAAACTCGACCGAAAACGAACTAGTTAAACGGTGCGTTGAACAAGTCACAAAAAACGCAAAAGAAAAATTTGACCTTGATGTCAAACAAAGCCATTTCTTCAACGGCATCTCAGACTTAAGCTACGTCAGTTACAACGACCAAAATGACGGCTGGATCGCCTACGAAAACAATACACCCGTATATGGCGATCCATACAGTATCCCGTTCCAAGCAATGAAACAACTAACCGCTCCTGTTCTAAATGTCGGCCCTTACGGCAAAGACGCACACAGACGAACAGAGCGCTTGCACATCAAAAACACATTTGAAGAAATGCCCATGCTTTTAGAAGACATGATCCTATCTATACCCATAAAAAGTCGCCATTAA
- a CDS encoding nuclease-related domain-containing protein → MIIKYRGKPVKIAGYEALLKRLSPTHPKRAAVKNSLNNARAGFSGEERLDEALFFFDPPYAHQIIQDFSLPEPFKIQVDTVLITQSAIFLLEVKNITGKLQFKQNPSALYSTLADGEIRSYKSPITQMNETTMRMCKFLEKIGSHLPIFSIIVIAHPSQTVEDTPPNSRILAASEVNFYLTELNLPKSILSIEELNQLSEKFLAAHQDYQPFPLAPKFQIQQTEIETGVFCPRCQFGKMHRTQVAWECETCRLVSRNAHIEALHDWFMLIKPAINTVECRDFIGLKSLDTAKRFLLNNHCQPVGGRKYRKYIYHPLHK, encoded by the coding sequence ATGATCATTAAATACAGAGGAAAACCAGTGAAAATTGCGGGGTACGAAGCTTTATTGAAAAGATTGTCACCTACTCATCCGAAACGAGCGGCTGTTAAAAATAGTCTCAATAATGCGAGAGCAGGTTTCAGTGGAGAAGAACGGTTAGATGAAGCGCTCTTTTTTTTCGATCCGCCGTATGCTCATCAAATCATCCAAGATTTTTCCTTGCCCGAGCCATTCAAAATCCAAGTGGATACCGTTTTGATTACACAAAGCGCTATTTTTTTGCTAGAAGTCAAAAACATTACCGGCAAGCTACAATTCAAGCAAAACCCGAGCGCGCTTTATTCCACATTGGCGGATGGAGAAATTCGGAGCTATAAAAGCCCTATCACGCAAATGAACGAAACAACGATGCGAATGTGTAAATTTCTGGAAAAAATAGGTTCTCATTTACCAATTTTCAGCATCATAGTCATTGCGCATCCTTCCCAAACTGTTGAAGACACGCCACCAAACTCGCGCATTTTAGCAGCGAGCGAAGTAAATTTTTATTTAACCGAATTAAACCTGCCAAAGTCGATTCTGTCTATAGAAGAACTCAACCAGCTAAGCGAAAAATTCCTCGCAGCACATCAAGACTACCAACCATTTCCACTCGCTCCTAAATTTCAAATTCAGCAAACTGAAATTGAAACAGGCGTCTTTTGCCCACGTTGCCAATTTGGCAAAATGCATAGAACTCAGGTTGCATGGGAATGCGAGACATGCAGACTCGTCAGTAGAAATGCCCACATCGAAGCGCTACACGATTGGTTTATGCTAATAAAACCCGCTATCAACACAGTGGAATGCCGCGATTTCATCGGACTCAAAAGTCTAGACACAGCTAAACGCTTTCTACTCAATAACCACTGCCAACCCGTAGGCGGACGCAAATATCGTAAATACATCTACCACCCACTCCACAAATAA
- a CDS encoding C40 family peptidase gives MKKRLLLMIIAVLVLSISPFNANSASAATPNELTTYAKKFLGTPYKFGGTTPSGFDCSGYLRYVYDEFDIAIPRTSAQQYQIGTSVSKSNLKEGDLVFFSNTYKRGISHSGIYIGDGNFLSATSGGVTIANLNTNPYWGPKYTGARRLDGISEQAKPVSKPNLSVGQYHDVPKGFWAADEIKDLTVTEIITGKGNGLFEPNSNVSRAEAATIIARALKLEKVKSSAFTDVPASHWAAGNINAVQKAGIVQGRSADRFAPNESITRAEISKLLTNAFALSAAKPSSSFTDISGHWAESSINTIAAHELATGHKDGSFQPNANAKRAEYTAFVHRALAK, from the coding sequence GTGAAAAAACGTCTACTACTTATGATAATTGCGGTCTTAGTGCTATCAATTAGTCCATTCAATGCCAACTCAGCGAGTGCAGCGACACCAAACGAGTTAACAACATACGCTAAGAAATTTTTAGGAACGCCTTATAAATTCGGCGGAACAACACCGTCAGGATTTGATTGTTCAGGATACTTACGCTATGTGTACGATGAATTTGATATTGCAATTCCACGTACCTCTGCGCAACAATACCAAATTGGTACGAGCGTCAGCAAAAGTAACCTGAAAGAAGGCGACTTGGTTTTCTTTTCAAACACATACAAACGCGGAATTTCACATTCAGGAATATACATAGGAGATGGTAATTTCCTTTCAGCAACAAGCGGAGGAGTTACAATCGCCAATTTGAACACCAACCCATATTGGGGACCTAAATACACAGGCGCGCGTCGTCTAGACGGAATAAGCGAACAAGCAAAACCCGTCTCGAAACCAAATCTTTCGGTAGGTCAGTACCACGATGTACCAAAAGGATTTTGGGCAGCCGATGAAATCAAAGACTTAACCGTTACAGAAATCATCACAGGAAAAGGCAATGGCCTTTTTGAGCCAAATTCTAATGTTTCACGTGCAGAAGCGGCAACCATCATTGCACGTGCATTAAAATTAGAAAAAGTAAAAAGCTCAGCATTTACAGATGTTCCCGCTTCGCACTGGGCAGCTGGCAACATTAACGCTGTTCAAAAAGCGGGAATTGTGCAAGGACGTTCAGCTGACCGATTTGCGCCAAACGAGAGCATCACACGCGCTGAAATCAGCAAACTGCTGACGAACGCATTTGCATTGTCAGCTGCAAAACCGTCATCATCGTTCACAGACATTAGCGGCCACTGGGCTGAAAGTTCAATCAACACAATCGCCGCTCACGAACTAGCAACTGGCCATAAAGACGGCTCATTCCAACCAAACGCTAATGCCAAACGAGCAGAGTACACAGCATTCGTACACAGAGCACTTGCAAAATAA
- a CDS encoding alanine/glycine:cation symporter family protein — protein sequence MDAFIDGITWFVDNINTLLWTYILIALLMGLGLYFTIRTRFVQVRLFGEMFRVITEKKDGDSGISAFQAFTISTASRVGTGNITGVALAIAIGGPGAVFWMWMVAIIGMATAFVESTLAQVYKVRDGEQFRGGPAYYMEKALGNRKLGIVFAVLLTLAFGFIFNSVQSNTIAQSFEDVFNIPDWSVGLGLVVLTAIVIFGGVKRIASVTQIVVPIMATIYIIVALYIVIMNFTEIPAVFMLIVKSAFGLEEAIGGGIGAAIMQGVRRGLFSNEAGMGSVPNAAASANVSHPAKQGLVQSLGVFFDTIVICSATAFIIILAGLYSTSEKVGILLTQASLDVHLGSWAPYFLAIAILFFAFSSIIGNYYYGETNIEFINAHSAWLTAYRFGVLGMVMFGALAQVQLVWNMADLFMGTMAVLNLVVIALLGKTAFKVLDDYTSQRKAGKNPEFFAKNIPGLKNTECWGENENRH from the coding sequence ATGGATGCTTTTATAGACGGAATCACGTGGTTCGTGGATAACATCAATACGTTATTATGGACATACATACTAATTGCACTTCTTATGGGCCTTGGCCTTTATTTTACGATTCGCACGCGATTCGTTCAAGTTCGTCTGTTTGGTGAGATGTTTCGTGTCATCACAGAAAAAAAGGATGGTGATAGCGGAATTTCAGCTTTCCAAGCCTTTACGATTTCAACAGCATCACGCGTCGGTACGGGGAACATTACCGGGGTTGCTTTGGCAATTGCCATCGGTGGACCTGGAGCGGTTTTCTGGATGTGGATGGTTGCGATTATCGGAATGGCGACCGCTTTTGTTGAAAGTACGTTAGCGCAAGTTTACAAAGTTCGTGACGGCGAACAATTCCGCGGAGGCCCTGCTTACTACATGGAAAAAGCTTTAGGAAATCGCAAACTAGGAATCGTCTTCGCTGTTCTTTTAACATTAGCCTTTGGTTTTATTTTTAACTCGGTTCAATCAAATACAATTGCGCAATCGTTTGAAGATGTCTTCAATATTCCAGATTGGTCTGTTGGTTTAGGACTTGTCGTCTTAACTGCAATTGTTATTTTTGGAGGCGTTAAACGAATTGCTAGCGTGACACAAATCGTTGTACCGATTATGGCAACGATCTACATCATTGTGGCATTGTACATTGTCATTATGAACTTCACTGAAATTCCTGCAGTTTTCATGCTGATTGTGAAAAGTGCCTTTGGCTTAGAAGAAGCAATCGGCGGCGGAATTGGTGCTGCGATTATGCAAGGAGTTCGTCGTGGATTGTTCTCAAACGAAGCTGGTATGGGTTCTGTGCCAAACGCAGCAGCATCGGCCAACGTTTCGCATCCTGCTAAACAAGGCTTAGTACAAAGTTTAGGCGTTTTCTTCGATACGATCGTCATTTGTTCAGCAACTGCTTTTATCATTATCTTGGCTGGTTTGTATTCAACAAGTGAAAAAGTTGGAATTTTACTGACACAAGCTTCATTAGATGTTCATCTTGGCAGCTGGGCGCCTTACTTTTTGGCAATCGCCATCTTGTTCTTCGCATTTAGTTCAATTATTGGAAACTACTATTACGGTGAAACAAACATTGAATTTATCAACGCGCACAGCGCTTGGTTAACAGCTTATCGTTTTGGAGTACTTGGAATGGTTATGTTTGGTGCATTAGCACAAGTTCAACTCGTTTGGAACATGGCAGATTTGTTTATGGGCACCATGGCCGTACTCAACTTAGTGGTTATTGCTTTGCTCGGCAAAACGGCTTTCAAAGTGCTTGATGACTACACAAGCCAGCGCAAAGCTGGAAAAAATCCTGAGTTTTTCGCAAAAAACATACCTGGCCTGAAAAACACAGAATGCTGGGGCGAAAACGAAAATCGTCACTAA
- a CDS encoding S-layer homology domain-containing protein, giving the protein MQSLKTKAALFPDLKNKVWYSEPIKQVFDRKIVKGFPDGTYRPNATITRAEAVTFIGRALTLDGENPNGKFRDVPKDSFAAGYINSAFEKGYIKGVTAKDFRPNEPIKRGDMALIMKRAFNLSGTQQLSFTDVPKTKYYYEAVQAAYASNVVKGYKDNTFRPEKSITRAESAEFLTNALTQ; this is encoded by the coding sequence GTGCAATCATTAAAAACCAAAGCTGCACTATTTCCAGACTTGAAAAACAAGGTTTGGTATTCCGAACCGATTAAGCAAGTGTTTGATCGCAAAATTGTCAAGGGCTTCCCAGACGGCACGTATCGTCCAAACGCTACCATCACGCGTGCTGAAGCCGTGACGTTTATCGGACGCGCATTAACACTGGATGGCGAAAATCCGAATGGCAAGTTCCGTGACGTGCCAAAAGATTCGTTTGCGGCGGGTTATATTAACAGCGCGTTTGAAAAAGGCTATATCAAAGGCGTTACCGCCAAAGATTTCCGTCCAAACGAGCCGATTAAACGAGGCGACATGGCACTTATAATGAAGCGTGCCTTCAACTTGTCAGGCACTCAACAACTGTCTTTTACAGATGTTCCTAAAACCAAGTACTATTACGAAGCTGTACAAGCGGCCTACGCAAGCAATGTCGTTAAAGGATATAAAGACAACACGTTCCGCCCGGAGAAGTCGATTACACGTGCTGAAAGCGCTGAATTTTTAACCAATGCCTTGACGCAGTGA